A window from Erythrolamprus reginae isolate rEryReg1 chromosome 11, rEryReg1.hap1, whole genome shotgun sequence encodes these proteins:
- the TMEM222 gene encoding transmembrane protein 222, giving the protein MEEAESEEGKMKQFHGTVAVGVGGSLGGALDPERSRFPYCVVWTPIPVLTWLFPIIGHMGICTSTGVIRDFAGPYYVSEDNMAFGKPVKYWKLDPNKVYSCGPSAWDTAVHDASEEYKHRMHNLCCDNCHSHVALALNLMRYDNSTSWNMIKLCFFSLLYGKYVSIGGFVKTWLPFFLFLGIILIIILTLHLR; this is encoded by the exons ATGGAGGAAGCGGAGTCCGAGGAAGGGAAGATGAAGCAGTTCCACGGCACCGTGGCGGTCGGGGTCGGCGGGTCCCTCGGAGGGGCGCTGGATCCGGAGCGCAGCCGTTTCCCCTACTGCGTCGTGTGGACGCCTATCCCCGTACTCAC GTGGCTCTTCCCAATCATTGGCCACATGGGCATTTGCACTTCTACAGGAGTCATCCGAGATTTTGCAGGGCCTTACTATGTCTCT GAAGACAACATGGCTTTTGGAAAGCCTGTAAA ATACTGGAAGCTGGATCCCAACAAAGTCTATTCCTGTGGCCCCAGTGCTTGGGATACAGCAGTACATGATGCCTCTGAGGAATATAAGCACCGAATG CATAACCTCTGTTGTGACAATTGCCATTCTCATGTAGCTCTAGCCTTAAATCTCATGCGATATGACAACAGTACATCCTGGAATATGATCAAACTTTGTTTTTTCTCCTTGCTGTATGGAAAGTACGTAAG CATAGGAGGctttgtgaagacctggcttcctttcttcctctttttgggGATTATCCTGATCATCATCTTGACTCTTCACTTGCGGTGA